In a single window of the Nicotiana tomentosiformis chromosome 8, ASM39032v3, whole genome shotgun sequence genome:
- the LOC104092011 gene encoding protein PHOSPHATE STARVATION RESPONSE 1-like isoform X2, whose protein sequence is MMLIKGVSGGDDSLYGILCKHLESRTSKFSASESSRTFGQLCENSDDHKMPMFSQELEMYDTASTSNKPLNKYDLADENFKSRDTLHSLVQSSFSCRHKPESLAKDLLHHKHRMWQQNKSALTGAKTLRDPYLSMAARGSQVGKDSFKSRIIKPCCVCQLEKKPQSPPNESVCISSSNVTPERAETTKKRRITWTQDLHEQFCECVNRLGGAKKATPKAILKLMNCYELSISNIKSHLQKYRVTCDVTVSPKDAVLTEGSPHRSSFPAQGPETYPQILEALKLQISVQQSLYEQLEIQRSLQLRIEEQAKQLRAMFDRQAETNKNFQHSA, encoded by the exons ATGATG TTGATCAAAGGAGTCTCGGGTGGTGATGATTCTCTCTATGGAATTCTATGTAAACATCTAGAATCAAGAACCTCTAAATTTTCTGCATCTGAAAGCTCCAGAACTTTTGGACAATTATGTGAAAACTCTGATGATCATAAAATGCCTATGTTTTCACAGGAGTTGGAGATGTATGATACAGCCAGTACATCAAATAAACCTTTGAATAAATATGATTTGGCTGATGAAAATTTTAAATCAAGAGATACCTTGCATTCACTGGTGCAATCTTCTTTTAGTTGTAGACACAAACCTGAATCTTTGGCAAAAGATTTGCTTCATCATAAGCATCGCATGTGGCAGCAGAACAAGTCAGCCCTGACGGGTGCCAAAACTTTGCGCGATCCTTATCTAAGTATGGCGGCGAGAGGCAGTCAA GTGGGGAAGGATTCATTCAAGTCGCGAATTATTAAACCATGTTGTGTATGCCAACTAGAGAAGAAGCCTCAATCTCCTCCTAATGAAAGTGTCTGTATTTCTTCGAGTAATGTTACTCCAGAAAGAGCAGAGACAACAAAAAAGAGGCGGATCACGTGGACTCAGGATCTCCACGAGCAATTTTGTGAATGTGTTAATCGACTTGGAGGAGCCAAAA AGGCAACACCAAAGGCAATCCTTAAGCTGATGAACTGTTACGAATTGAGCATTTCAAATATTAAAAGTCACTTGCAG AAATATCGTGTTACCTGTGATGTAACGGTATCCCCCAAAG ATGCAGTTTTAACTGAAGGATCACCTCATAGAAGTTCATTTCCAGCGCAGGGTCCAGAAAC GTATCCGCAAATATTGGAGGCTCTGAAACTGCAAATAAGCGTCCAGCAGAGCCTATATGAACAACTTGAG ATTCAGAGAAGCTTACAATTGCGGATTGAAGAACAAGCAAAGCAACTCAGGGCAATGTTTGATCGCCAAGCAGAAACTAACAAAAATTTCCAACATAGCGCTTAA
- the LOC104092011 gene encoding myb family transcription factor PHL5-like isoform X5: MMELEMYDTASTSNKPLNKYDLADENFKSRDTLHSLVQSSFSCRHKPESLAKDLLHHKHRMWQQNKSALTGAKTLRDPYLSMAARGSQVGKDSFKSRIIKPCCVCQLEKKPQSPPNESVCISSSNVTPERAETTKKRRITWTQDLHEQFCECVNRLGGAKKATPKAILKLMNCYELSISNIKSHLQKYRVTCDVTVSPKDAVLTEGSPHRSSFPAQGPETYPQILEALKLQISVQQSLYEQLEIQRSLQLRIEEQAKQLRAMFDRQAETNKNFQHSA; this comes from the exons ATGATG GAGTTGGAGATGTATGATACAGCCAGTACATCAAATAAACCTTTGAATAAATATGATTTGGCTGATGAAAATTTTAAATCAAGAGATACCTTGCATTCACTGGTGCAATCTTCTTTTAGTTGTAGACACAAACCTGAATCTTTGGCAAAAGATTTGCTTCATCATAAGCATCGCATGTGGCAGCAGAACAAGTCAGCCCTGACGGGTGCCAAAACTTTGCGCGATCCTTATCTAAGTATGGCGGCGAGAGGCAGTCAA GTGGGGAAGGATTCATTCAAGTCGCGAATTATTAAACCATGTTGTGTATGCCAACTAGAGAAGAAGCCTCAATCTCCTCCTAATGAAAGTGTCTGTATTTCTTCGAGTAATGTTACTCCAGAAAGAGCAGAGACAACAAAAAAGAGGCGGATCACGTGGACTCAGGATCTCCACGAGCAATTTTGTGAATGTGTTAATCGACTTGGAGGAGCCAAAA AGGCAACACCAAAGGCAATCCTTAAGCTGATGAACTGTTACGAATTGAGCATTTCAAATATTAAAAGTCACTTGCAG AAATATCGTGTTACCTGTGATGTAACGGTATCCCCCAAAG ATGCAGTTTTAACTGAAGGATCACCTCATAGAAGTTCATTTCCAGCGCAGGGTCCAGAAAC GTATCCGCAAATATTGGAGGCTCTGAAACTGCAAATAAGCGTCCAGCAGAGCCTATATGAACAACTTGAG ATTCAGAGAAGCTTACAATTGCGGATTGAAGAACAAGCAAAGCAACTCAGGGCAATGTTTGATCGCCAAGCAGAAACTAACAAAAATTTCCAACATAGCGCTTAA
- the LOC104092011 gene encoding protein PHOSPHATE STARVATION RESPONSE 1-like isoform X1, whose translation MMPSFLQLIKGVSGGDDSLYGILCKHLESRTSKFSASESSRTFGQLCENSDDHKMPMFSQELEMYDTASTSNKPLNKYDLADENFKSRDTLHSLVQSSFSCRHKPESLAKDLLHHKHRMWQQNKSALTGAKTLRDPYLSMAARGSQVGKDSFKSRIIKPCCVCQLEKKPQSPPNESVCISSSNVTPERAETTKKRRITWTQDLHEQFCECVNRLGGAKKATPKAILKLMNCYELSISNIKSHLQKYRVTCDVTVSPKDAVLTEGSPHRSSFPAQGPETYPQILEALKLQISVQQSLYEQLEIQRSLQLRIEEQAKQLRAMFDRQAETNKNFQHSA comes from the exons ATGATG CCAAGTTTCTTGCAGTTGATCAAAGGAGTCTCGGGTGGTGATGATTCTCTCTATGGAATTCTATGTAAACATCTAGAATCAAGAACCTCTAAATTTTCTGCATCTGAAAGCTCCAGAACTTTTGGACAATTATGTGAAAACTCTGATGATCATAAAATGCCTATGTTTTCACAGGAGTTGGAGATGTATGATACAGCCAGTACATCAAATAAACCTTTGAATAAATATGATTTGGCTGATGAAAATTTTAAATCAAGAGATACCTTGCATTCACTGGTGCAATCTTCTTTTAGTTGTAGACACAAACCTGAATCTTTGGCAAAAGATTTGCTTCATCATAAGCATCGCATGTGGCAGCAGAACAAGTCAGCCCTGACGGGTGCCAAAACTTTGCGCGATCCTTATCTAAGTATGGCGGCGAGAGGCAGTCAA GTGGGGAAGGATTCATTCAAGTCGCGAATTATTAAACCATGTTGTGTATGCCAACTAGAGAAGAAGCCTCAATCTCCTCCTAATGAAAGTGTCTGTATTTCTTCGAGTAATGTTACTCCAGAAAGAGCAGAGACAACAAAAAAGAGGCGGATCACGTGGACTCAGGATCTCCACGAGCAATTTTGTGAATGTGTTAATCGACTTGGAGGAGCCAAAA AGGCAACACCAAAGGCAATCCTTAAGCTGATGAACTGTTACGAATTGAGCATTTCAAATATTAAAAGTCACTTGCAG AAATATCGTGTTACCTGTGATGTAACGGTATCCCCCAAAG ATGCAGTTTTAACTGAAGGATCACCTCATAGAAGTTCATTTCCAGCGCAGGGTCCAGAAAC GTATCCGCAAATATTGGAGGCTCTGAAACTGCAAATAAGCGTCCAGCAGAGCCTATATGAACAACTTGAG ATTCAGAGAAGCTTACAATTGCGGATTGAAGAACAAGCAAAGCAACTCAGGGCAATGTTTGATCGCCAAGCAGAAACTAACAAAAATTTCCAACATAGCGCTTAA
- the LOC104092011 gene encoding myb family transcription factor PHL5-like isoform X3 encodes MMPSFLQLIKGVSGGDDSLYGILCKHLESRTSKFSASESSRTFGQLCENSDDHKMPMFSQELEICRHKPESLAKDLLHHKHRMWQQNKSALTGAKTLRDPYLSMAARGSQVGKDSFKSRIIKPCCVCQLEKKPQSPPNESVCISSSNVTPERAETTKKRRITWTQDLHEQFCECVNRLGGAKKATPKAILKLMNCYELSISNIKSHLQKYRVTCDVTVSPKDAVLTEGSPHRSSFPAQGPETYPQILEALKLQISVQQSLYEQLEIQRSLQLRIEEQAKQLRAMFDRQAETNKNFQHSA; translated from the exons ATGATG CCAAGTTTCTTGCAGTTGATCAAAGGAGTCTCGGGTGGTGATGATTCTCTCTATGGAATTCTATGTAAACATCTAGAATCAAGAACCTCTAAATTTTCTGCATCTGAAAGCTCCAGAACTTTTGGACAATTATGTGAAAACTCTGATGATCATAAAATGCCTATGTTTTCACAGGAGTTGGAGAT TTGTAGACACAAACCTGAATCTTTGGCAAAAGATTTGCTTCATCATAAGCATCGCATGTGGCAGCAGAACAAGTCAGCCCTGACGGGTGCCAAAACTTTGCGCGATCCTTATCTAAGTATGGCGGCGAGAGGCAGTCAA GTGGGGAAGGATTCATTCAAGTCGCGAATTATTAAACCATGTTGTGTATGCCAACTAGAGAAGAAGCCTCAATCTCCTCCTAATGAAAGTGTCTGTATTTCTTCGAGTAATGTTACTCCAGAAAGAGCAGAGACAACAAAAAAGAGGCGGATCACGTGGACTCAGGATCTCCACGAGCAATTTTGTGAATGTGTTAATCGACTTGGAGGAGCCAAAA AGGCAACACCAAAGGCAATCCTTAAGCTGATGAACTGTTACGAATTGAGCATTTCAAATATTAAAAGTCACTTGCAG AAATATCGTGTTACCTGTGATGTAACGGTATCCCCCAAAG ATGCAGTTTTAACTGAAGGATCACCTCATAGAAGTTCATTTCCAGCGCAGGGTCCAGAAAC GTATCCGCAAATATTGGAGGCTCTGAAACTGCAAATAAGCGTCCAGCAGAGCCTATATGAACAACTTGAG ATTCAGAGAAGCTTACAATTGCGGATTGAAGAACAAGCAAAGCAACTCAGGGCAATGTTTGATCGCCAAGCAGAAACTAACAAAAATTTCCAACATAGCGCTTAA
- the LOC104092011 gene encoding myb family transcription factor PHL5-like isoform X4, producing the protein MILSMEFYELEMYDTASTSNKPLNKYDLADENFKSRDTLHSLVQSSFSCRHKPESLAKDLLHHKHRMWQQNKSALTGAKTLRDPYLSMAARGSQVGKDSFKSRIIKPCCVCQLEKKPQSPPNESVCISSSNVTPERAETTKKRRITWTQDLHEQFCECVNRLGGAKKATPKAILKLMNCYELSISNIKSHLQKYRVTCDVTVSPKDAVLTEGSPHRSSFPAQGPETYPQILEALKLQISVQQSLYEQLEIQRSLQLRIEEQAKQLRAMFDRQAETNKNFQHSA; encoded by the exons ATGATTCTCTCTATGGAATTCTAT GAGTTGGAGATGTATGATACAGCCAGTACATCAAATAAACCTTTGAATAAATATGATTTGGCTGATGAAAATTTTAAATCAAGAGATACCTTGCATTCACTGGTGCAATCTTCTTTTAGTTGTAGACACAAACCTGAATCTTTGGCAAAAGATTTGCTTCATCATAAGCATCGCATGTGGCAGCAGAACAAGTCAGCCCTGACGGGTGCCAAAACTTTGCGCGATCCTTATCTAAGTATGGCGGCGAGAGGCAGTCAA GTGGGGAAGGATTCATTCAAGTCGCGAATTATTAAACCATGTTGTGTATGCCAACTAGAGAAGAAGCCTCAATCTCCTCCTAATGAAAGTGTCTGTATTTCTTCGAGTAATGTTACTCCAGAAAGAGCAGAGACAACAAAAAAGAGGCGGATCACGTGGACTCAGGATCTCCACGAGCAATTTTGTGAATGTGTTAATCGACTTGGAGGAGCCAAAA AGGCAACACCAAAGGCAATCCTTAAGCTGATGAACTGTTACGAATTGAGCATTTCAAATATTAAAAGTCACTTGCAG AAATATCGTGTTACCTGTGATGTAACGGTATCCCCCAAAG ATGCAGTTTTAACTGAAGGATCACCTCATAGAAGTTCATTTCCAGCGCAGGGTCCAGAAAC GTATCCGCAAATATTGGAGGCTCTGAAACTGCAAATAAGCGTCCAGCAGAGCCTATATGAACAACTTGAG ATTCAGAGAAGCTTACAATTGCGGATTGAAGAACAAGCAAAGCAACTCAGGGCAATGTTTGATCGCCAAGCAGAAACTAACAAAAATTTCCAACATAGCGCTTAA